One genomic window of Clostridium taeniosporum includes the following:
- a CDS encoding DUF4397 domain-containing protein has translation MFLFRNSFPDIKSNIRFLHAVPESISVDIYANGNLIYSNLSFGEISNYIDMAPGKYNIKLYKAYTYDDPLLSETIEVLPLSSSTININYEDNEVSLLKLDDGESEANPLLSYVRFINLSPNSFNLSLSLPNGPILFDETPYLEITDYYPVSPGIYNFVVSDKNNFSKFISNIDLGKNVFITIYIVGLLNDTPRIGYVLTKDVYKKS, from the coding sequence ATGTTCTTATTTAGAAATTCTTTTCCTGATATAAAGTCTAATATAAGATTTTTACATGCTGTTCCAGAATCTATAAGTGTAGATATTTATGCGAATGGTAATTTAATATACTCTAACCTTTCATTTGGAGAAATTTCAAATTATATAGACATGGCTCCTGGTAAATATAACATTAAGCTATATAAAGCATATACTTATGATGATCCTTTATTATCTGAAACAATAGAGGTATTACCTCTTTCATCTTCAACTATAAATATAAATTATGAAGATAACGAAGTGTCACTTTTAAAATTAGATGATGGAGAATCTGAAGCTAACCCTCTACTCTCATATGTAAGGTTTATTAACCTTTCACCAAATTCGTTTAATTTATCTTTATCTTTACCAAATGGTCCTATTTTATTTGATGAAACTCCTTACTTAGAAATAACAGATTATTATCCTGTATCTCCTGGAATATATAATTTTGTTGTATCAGATAAAAATAATTTTAGTAAATTTATAAGCAATATTGATTTAGGGAAAAATGTATTCATAACAATTTATATTGTTGGATTATTAAATGATACTCCTAGAATAGGCTATGTACTTACTAAAGATGTTTATAAAAAAAGTTAA
- a CDS encoding aminotransferase class V-fold PLP-dependent enzyme codes for MSIKNEKNIRNLFIGINEKVYNYKGRPIDSINFDNAATTSAFKSDFLYMKNLSKTYASIGRGTGQKAEITTELYYQSKVFLMDFFNIKDREKYVVIYVNNTTEALNKLAKTLNKVDDEIVLISRMEHHSNDLPWRNRGKVDYIEVDKNGRLKLNELEEKLKNNFGKIKYVSLTGASNVTGYVNNIHEIAKIVHKYNAKLIVDAAQLVAHKKISISGNSKEEDIDFLVFSSHKIYSPFGIGVIIGLKEDFKNSLPDYSGGGTVELVLDDEVTYLEPPEKNEAGTPNFLGVMSLINSLKEIRNIGYKFIEEHEKILLKRMLQGLESIPQVINYGDTFNIYDRLGIAVFNINGFYDRDVAEILAKKRGIAVRHGWFCAHPYCRRLMRITEEEASSFLNDSTKKMPGMIRVSFAVYNTEREVDFFLNTVEDIAKGILYL; via the coding sequence ATGAGCATAAAAAATGAGAAGAACATTAGAAACTTGTTTATTGGAATAAATGAAAAAGTTTATAATTACAAAGGTCGTCCCATAGATTCAATAAATTTTGATAATGCAGCAACTACATCAGCTTTTAAATCAGATTTTTTATATATGAAAAATCTTAGCAAAACCTATGCGTCAATAGGAAGAGGAACAGGTCAAAAAGCAGAGATAACAACAGAATTATATTATCAATCAAAAGTATTTTTAATGGATTTCTTCAATATAAAAGATAGAGAAAAGTATGTTGTGATATATGTTAATAATACAACTGAAGCTTTAAATAAACTTGCTAAAACTTTAAATAAAGTAGATGATGAGATTGTTCTTATATCAAGAATGGAACATCATTCAAATGATTTACCTTGGAGGAATAGAGGAAAAGTTGACTATATAGAAGTTGATAAAAATGGTAGATTAAAACTTAATGAGTTAGAAGAAAAATTAAAGAATAATTTTGGAAAGATAAAATATGTATCATTAACTGGTGCATCTAATGTAACAGGATATGTAAACAATATTCACGAAATAGCTAAAATTGTTCATAAATATAATGCTAAATTAATTGTAGATGCAGCTCAACTTGTAGCACATAAAAAAATTAGCATTAGTGGAAATTCAAAAGAAGAGGATATAGACTTTCTAGTATTTTCTTCTCATAAAATATATTCTCCATTTGGAATTGGTGTAATAATAGGCTTAAAAGAAGATTTTAAAAATTCTCTTCCAGACTATTCAGGTGGAGGAACAGTTGAATTAGTTTTAGATGATGAAGTAACTTATCTTGAACCTCCAGAAAAAAATGAAGCAGGAACTCCTAATTTTTTAGGAGTAATGTCTCTAATAAATTCATTAAAAGAAATAAGGAATATAGGATATAAATTTATTGAAGAACATGAAAAAATTCTTTTAAAGAGAATGTTGCAAGGTCTTGAAAGCATTCCTCAAGTTATTAATTATGGAGACACCTTTAATATTTATGATAGATTAGGAATAGCAGTTTTTAATATAAATGGTTTTTATGACAGAGATGTGGCAGAAATATTAGCTAAAAAGAGAGGAATAGCAGTAAGGCATGGATGGTTTTGTGCACATCCATATTGTAGAAGGCTTATGAGAATAACTGAAGAAGAAGCTAGTTCTTTTCTAAATGATAGTACTAAGAAAATGCCAGGAATGATTAGAGTAAGTTTTGCAGTATACAATACAGAAAGGGAAGTAGATTTCTTTTTAAATACAGTAGAAGATATTGCAAAGGGGATTTTATATTTATAA
- a CDS encoding manganese efflux pump MntP family protein yields the protein MSLSEVILIGIILAMDAFGVTLSIGLNSILTYKNKMKFILSFAFFQFLFTYIGGEAGYLFDTYIVNISSLAGGIIIFIVGTLMILDGIKEDKNDILEKNSTCIILGISVSIDALVIGFTTLHNLKNNILFTVDSILIGLITLLICMIGLFLCKYIRRINFVSKYADFLAGIVLILFGLKMVMF from the coding sequence ATGAGTTTAAGTGAAGTTATATTAATAGGGATTATATTGGCTATGGATGCATTTGGTGTAACACTGAGTATAGGATTAAATTCTATACTAACTTATAAAAATAAAATGAAATTTATATTATCATTTGCTTTTTTTCAATTTTTATTCACATATATTGGAGGTGAGGCAGGATATCTCTTTGATACTTATATTGTAAATATATCATCTTTGGCTGGAGGAATAATAATTTTTATTGTAGGTACATTAATGATATTAGATGGGATAAAAGAAGATAAAAATGATATTTTAGAAAAGAATAGTACATGTATAATATTAGGTATATCTGTAAGTATAGATGCTTTAGTGATAGGTTTCACAACTCTTCATAACTTAAAAAATAATATATTATTTACAGTGGATTCTATATTAATAGGGCTTATAACATTATTAATATGCATGATAGGATTATTCTTATGTAAGTATATAAGAAGAATTAATTTTGTAAGTAAATATGCAGATTTTTTAGCAGGAATAGTATTGATATTATTTGGATTAAAAATGGTAATGTTTTAG
- a CDS encoding 6-phosphofructokinase, protein MSNCIIAQSGGPTSVINSSVVGLINANKSLKIFDKVYGGLNGVEGILNGSIIDLTSINENELQTFRYTPSSGLGSCRYKLQNPDNSCDEYENLIQILREYDITSFFYVGGNDSMDTIAKLSAYAKKNNIHINFIGIPKTIDNDLMFTDHTPGFGSAARFVTTSVLETYLDSSVYLNNGIFILETMGRDTGWLAASACMAKIDNKPVADFIYLPETVFDKYKFINDVREKFKKQNKVYIVVSEGIKDGNGKFISEFQCVSDDKFGHTQLGGVSQYLRNLILDASITKRVKSLELGILQRCAMHCASNTDLDEAYNVGYIALESAAKNETGKMVAIKRENTKDYKASYFLVDADKIANNVKYFPTEWINEDGNFLKEEAYEYFLPLIADMPSLKMENNLPKYKAFNI, encoded by the coding sequence ATGTCTAATTGTATTATTGCACAATCTGGAGGTCCAACTTCTGTTATTAATTCTAGTGTTGTAGGGTTAATAAATGCTAATAAGTCACTTAAAATATTTGATAAAGTATATGGTGGCCTAAATGGAGTTGAAGGTATTTTAAATGGGAGTATAATTGATCTTACTTCAATCAATGAAAATGAATTACAAACTTTTAGATACACACCATCTTCAGGGTTAGGATCTTGTAGATATAAATTACAAAATCCTGATAATTCTTGTGATGAATATGAAAATTTAATTCAAATATTAAGAGAATATGATATAACTTCATTTTTTTATGTAGGTGGAAATGATTCTATGGATACAATAGCCAAGCTATCTGCTTATGCTAAAAAAAATAATATACATATAAATTTTATAGGTATTCCAAAAACAATTGATAATGATTTGATGTTTACAGATCATACTCCTGGATTTGGTAGTGCTGCAAGATTTGTTACTACATCTGTATTAGAAACTTATCTTGATTCTTCTGTTTATTTAAATAATGGAATATTTATTCTAGAAACAATGGGAAGAGATACTGGATGGTTAGCAGCTTCTGCTTGTATGGCAAAAATTGATAACAAACCTGTAGCTGATTTTATATATCTTCCTGAAACAGTCTTTGATAAATATAAATTTATAAATGATGTTAGAGAAAAATTTAAAAAACAAAATAAAGTATATATTGTTGTATCTGAAGGTATCAAAGATGGAAATGGTAAATTTATATCTGAATTCCAATGTGTTTCTGATGATAAATTTGGTCATACTCAATTAGGTGGTGTTAGCCAATATCTAAGAAACTTAATTCTTGATGCTAGTATAACAAAAAGAGTAAAATCCTTAGAATTAGGAATTTTACAACGTTGTGCTATGCATTGTGCTTCTAATACAGATTTAGATGAAGCTTATAATGTTGGATATATAGCTTTAGAAAGTGCAGCTAAAAATGAAACTGGTAAAATGGTGGCTATAAAACGTGAAAACACCAAAGATTATAAAGCTTCTTATTTCTTAGTTGACGCTGATAAAATAGCAAATAATGTTAAATATTTCCCAACTGAATGGATTAATGAAGATGGAAACTTTTTAAAAGAAGAAGCCTATGAATACTTCTTACCATTAATAGCAGATATGCCTAGTTTAAAAATGGAAAATAATTTGCCTAAATATAAAGCTTTTAATATATAA